AGAAACCGTCCCAGAAGCGATGCGTTTCCAGCCATTCGCCAGGAGTGAGCATGAAGGAAATGAAGCCCTGTACCACCGCCAGGGAACCGTAGGCAAAGGCGAAATACATCCAGGCCAGGATGAGCCTGCGTTTGGACTTCTCCGCCTCGAAAGAGCGCATGTAGGTAATAAGGGTGACAATCTCGGCCAGAAAGAAGGTCCACTCCGTGGCCCAGCCCAGCACGAAAGCATGAATGAGCGTCGAGGTGGCGCCGGGAGCGGTGATGGAGATTGAAAACCAGATCCCAACGCCTGTAAGCCCACCCACCACCATGGTGAATACCAGGAAGAACTTGGCGTACCTACGGAGATAGTCCTTGAGGGAAACCAGACCCAGACGCTGCACCCTGGTTTCCATCACCGCGATGAACAGACCACCACCTACTGCGAAATGAGCGATAAACACATGGATGGTCGCAACCAGGGCGATCAGCAGGCCGCCGCCCCAGAAGTCCCAATGCAGAACGGGATATTCCATGGCTTAGGCTCCCTTGGGGTCAATTTTGGGATGTCTTGCGGCCCAGATCACCACGCACAGGCTCAACGCGAAGCAGCCGAAGAACATGGCGGTGGTGGACGGTTCCGGAGTGACCGGCAGGCTTTCGGGGCTGAAATACGACGCCAGATACAGTTGGCGCAGCACCCCGCGCATGGCAATCATAAGCCCCACCGTGAGGACAGCCGATCCGGCGGCAGGCATGAGTTTGCCTTTGAAAGAAAAGGCGATGGACGCCCCCGTGCCTGCCAGCCCTGCCATGAGAAGCGCCGTGGCAGCGTGGTCGCCGCCCATGAAGGCCAGCATGACCGGCCTGGGCAGGCTCATGAGCCACCAGACCCCACCCAGAGACTGGGCCAGGGTGGCCCATCCGAACCAGCTAAGTCCTTCGGCCGTCAGGTTCGCCCCCTGAGGGTCGTGCTGTTTGGCTCGTTTATACCCAAGCATGGCAACCGCCAGCCCGCCCATGGCCACGGACGCAGTCACGTAGTGCAGCCAGCGAGGGATGAGGGTGGGGTCGCCCCAGGCGGTGAGCGTACCGGAAGGATTGTCGAAAAAGCCGCTCCAGAGGTCCGGGCGAATCAGCAACACCGCGTTGTGAGTCTGCACCAATGACGCGTAGAGCATGAGGAGGCTCATGAGGCCCCAAATGATGGTTCCGGGACGCTTGTTTCCATGCAGAGCGTACTTCTGGCGGTATGCAAGGCCGTAGGCGGCCATGACAGCCAGCACCAGGCAAAACCAATACACGGCCATGAGCGTGGAACTAACGTAGAGGAACTGCCCGTAGAGTACCTGCACGAACAGAAGCGGGGCCACGCCGATGTTCACTGTAAGCGCCGTCATGTTGGGCACCAGCGCGGCCTGCTGCGAAAGCGCCTGCCCTCCGGACAGGGAGCGGACAAAGCCAAGCAGGGTGAGCCCCAGCATGGCGTTCATGAACAGTACGTGGACGGTGAAGGTCAGGTCGAGAAGGCCACGAAACAGCCACGGCGCGGCGGGTATGGCGTCCGCCGCTGGGATCAAAGCGTTTGGTTCCATGATTTCATCCCTCTTCAATTTTCACCAATGCGGCAGAAGTAGCCGAGAGAGCCCCGAACCGGACCTGACCGTTTCTTTGCAATGAGTGACTAGGCTATCACCTTTTCAAGTCCGCGAAAATAGGCTAGTAATGGTAGACTATACTTCCATGCAAAATGTCCCGGCGCTTCGCGCCCGAGGAATGAAATGGCCCTTCTGCTTTTCGACATCGGCAACACCAACATCAAGATAGGCATCCACGGCAAGCAGTCCGGCCTGTCCTCCTATGTGTTGCCCACACCGCGCTCCAGCACGGCCGACCAGTTGGGCATGGACCTGGCCGCCCTGCTCGCCAGGGAGGGCCTCGACCCTGGCCAGCTTTATGACATCCTGGCCGTAAGCGTGGTGCCGCCGGTGAATCCCATGCTGCGCCAGGCCTGCAACCGCTTCCTGGGCCAGCCTCCGAGCTTCGTTCCCGAAGACATCCCCGTGCCCCTGGAAAACCTTTACGAACGCCCCGAGCAGGTGGGCGCGGACCGGCTGGTGGCCGCATACGCGGCCAGGCACGCGGCCACCTCCCACTGTGTGGTGAGCGTGGACTTCGGCACGGCCACAACGTTCGATGTGGTGCGCGGCACCAGCTACCTGGGCGGGCTCATCTGCCCCGGCGTGCTTTCCTCGGCCAGGGCCTTGGCCCAGGACACAGCCAAGCTCCCGCAGATCGACCTTGAACCTGAGTCCCTGAAGCTCTCCATCGGGCGGTCTACCGTGGAAAGCTTGAACCAGGGGCTGTTGTTCGGATTCGCATCTCTCGTGGAAGGAATCCTTGACCGGCTGGAGAATCACCTGGGAGAGCCCATCACCGTGGTGGCCACGGGCGGTTTCGCCCCGCAATTGGCACGTGTTTGCCCGGCAATCGCAAACGTCAGGCCCGAACTTCTTCTCGAAGGCCTGCGTCTTGTGTATGAAGGTGCAGCGGCGCGTAAACCTCGCCGCCCATCATAATCCAAAACGAACATCCTTAAGGAGAATCCATCATGAGCACCATCGCTGCTGTCTGGGCACGTGAAATCCTCGACTCGCGCGGCAATCCCACCATCGAGGTGGAAGTGACCCTGGACTCCGGTGCCGTGGGCCGGGCCGCGGTGCCCTCGGGCGCCTCCACCGGCACCCGCGAAGCCCTCGAACTGCGCGACGGAGAAGAAGACCGTTACGGCGGCAAGGGCGTAAGCCGCGCAGTGGAGAACGTGCAGGGCGAAATCGCCGAGGCGGTGGTGGGCATGGAGTCCCTGCGCCAGACCGCGCTGGACAACCTCATGATCGAGCTGGACGGCACCGAGAACAAGGGCCGCCTGGGCGCCAACGCCATTCTTGGCGTCTCCATGGCCAACGCCCGCGCCGCGGCCAACTTCCTGGGTCTGCCCCTCTACAACTACCTGGGCGGCGTGAACGCCAAGGTACTGCCCGTGCCGCTCATGAACATCATTAACGGCGGCGCGCACGCCCCCAACAACCTGGATATCCAGGAATTCATGATCGTGCCCATCGGAGCCGACACCTTCGCAGACGCCCTGCGCATGGGTTCTGAAACCTTCCACGCCTTGAAGAAAATCCTGGCCAAAGACGGCCACGTGACCTCCGTGGGCGACGAAGGCGGTTTCGCCCCCAACCTGAAGAGCCACGACGAGGCCTTCGAGTACATCATCAAGGCCATCGAGGCCGCCGGGTACAAGCCGGGACCCGAGATAGCCCTGGCCATCGACGCCGCAGCCTCCGAGTTCTTCAAGGACGGCAAATACGCCTTCTCGGGCGAGAAGCGCGTGTTCTCCTCCACTGAGCTGGTGGATTACTACATCGGGCTCACCAAGAAGTACCCGCTCATCTCCATTGAAGACGGCCTGGCCGAAGGCGATTGGGATGGTTGGAAGGAAATCACCGACAAGCTGGGCGACACCATCCAGCTGGTCGGCGACGATGTGTTCGTCACCAACCCGGACATCCTGGCCGACGGCATCAACCAGGGCGTGGCCAACTCTATCCTGATCAAGCTGAACCAGATCGGTACTGTCACCGAGACCCTGGACTGCATCGAGATGGCCAAGCAGGCGGCCTACACCACTGTGGTCTCGCACCGCTCCGGCGAAACCGAGGATTCCTTCATCGCCGACCTGGCCGTGGCCGTGAACTCCGGCCAGATCAAGACCGGATCGCTCTGCCGGTCGGACCGCCTGGCCAAGTACAACCAGCTTCTGCGCATCGAAGAGGAACTGGAGGACGAGGCTCTGTACTACGGCCCGGTGATGGCCGCCCAGTGGTTCGAGGAAGAAGAGGAATAATCCCGACACCCGCCCCTTCCCGCTTTCGGCCCGCGACAGCCGATGCGGGAAGCCACGGCAGTGTTTTCCAGGGGGAGCTTCGGCTCCCCCTTTGCATTCCAAGACAACCAAACTGACAATATTTGCCTATGCATCTGATCAGGAACAATTACAACACCATACACGAACTATATCTTGTACAAACCTTTCCTTTCTGTTAATTCTCAATAAAATTATAGGGATTTTTATATGGGCAGCGGAGCGTCATCCTCCCACCGCATTCTCGTTGCCGACGATGAGATATTGAATCTCCGAGTTCTGGCGGCTTTTCTTCGCGATTTTGGCTATGAACCGGTGCTCGTCCAGTCAGGAGCCAAGGTGTTCGAAGTACTCGACGAAAGCATCGACTTGGTCCTGCTCGACGTCCTCATGCCCGCAATGGACGGATTCGATGTCCTGCGGCGTATACGCCTTACGCCGTCCTTCAAGGATCTGCCTGTCATCATGGTCACGGCGTTGAGCGGACGCGAGGAGCGCCTGGCCGCTGTGGAAGCCGGTGCCAGCGATTTCATAGCCAAACCCATCGACAAGACGGAACTCAGAGTGCGCATGGAGTCGCTCCTGCGCGTGAAACAGTCCCAGGACGAACTCAAGCTCTACCAGGCCAAGCTTGAGGAAATGGTGGACGAACGCACCCAGGCCCTGCGTCTGGCCCTGGAAAACCTCCAGCAGATGCAGCTGTCCATTCA
This genomic interval from Desulfovibrio sp. contains the following:
- a CDS encoding type III pantothenate kinase; protein product: MALLLFDIGNTNIKIGIHGKQSGLSSYVLPTPRSSTADQLGMDLAALLAREGLDPGQLYDILAVSVVPPVNPMLRQACNRFLGQPPSFVPEDIPVPLENLYERPEQVGADRLVAAYAARHAATSHCVVSVDFGTATTFDVVRGTSYLGGLICPGVLSSARALAQDTAKLPQIDLEPESLKLSIGRSTVESLNQGLLFGFASLVEGILDRLENHLGEPITVVATGGFAPQLARVCPAIANVRPELLLEGLRLVYEGAAARKPRRPS
- the eno gene encoding phosphopyruvate hydratase, translating into MSTIAAVWAREILDSRGNPTIEVEVTLDSGAVGRAAVPSGASTGTREALELRDGEEDRYGGKGVSRAVENVQGEIAEAVVGMESLRQTALDNLMIELDGTENKGRLGANAILGVSMANARAAANFLGLPLYNYLGGVNAKVLPVPLMNIINGGAHAPNNLDIQEFMIVPIGADTFADALRMGSETFHALKKILAKDGHVTSVGDEGGFAPNLKSHDEAFEYIIKAIEAAGYKPGPEIALAIDAAASEFFKDGKYAFSGEKRVFSSTELVDYYIGLTKKYPLISIEDGLAEGDWDGWKEITDKLGDTIQLVGDDVFVTNPDILADGINQGVANSILIKLNQIGTVTETLDCIEMAKQAAYTTVVSHRSGETEDSFIADLAVAVNSGQIKTGSLCRSDRLAKYNQLLRIEEELEDEALYYGPVMAAQWFEEEEE